From Algoriphagus sp. NG3, the proteins below share one genomic window:
- the aceK gene encoding bifunctional isocitrate dehydrogenase kinase/phosphatase produces the protein MPSIQVADKIYTGFITYMELFNTYTRLAPKYFSQKAWHATQINSRQRLRLYKDLLFPLAEECAQLLGDQAGNSLSWKAIKSEYQSLIADRPDTELAETFFNSVIRKSYPKLTVDEELMFVMEGFDSCRVRETEKLLRTYPSFLGLEKNIRQILDDYDFGAPFMDKEQDIKFLISSVKKVILTRYRVGSDTKTQILKPVFYRNKAAYLIGRTFLGHKWMPFIIPVLHGQKGVFVDTLIFDPNLMSSMFSFTRSYFMVEAEIPSQVVAFLNSVIPHKKIHELYNAIGFNKHGKTLFYRDFLYHLDASTDQFEVAAGIKGMVMTVFTLPSLNIVFKLIKDHFEPPKTMTRQEVRGKYKLVSLHDRVGRMADTHEFEYFRIPIDRISSDLMAELRRTTNSLLKITDTHLIIKHLYTERRMEPLNLFLEHCSTEEGMRATEDYGRAILQLAQANIFPGDMMTKNFGLTRQKRVIFYDYDEIEFLTDMNFRIKPKAETYEQIYASEPWYSIAKNDVFPEDFRRWMIGRKDLKEHFLEYHKNLFDPSYWQKIQERIQEGELIHAFPYPDEIRFRPEEKI, from the coding sequence ATGCCATCAATTCAAGTTGCCGATAAAATCTATACAGGCTTCATCACCTACATGGAGCTTTTCAATACCTATACCCGCCTGGCTCCAAAATATTTCAGTCAAAAAGCCTGGCACGCTACACAAATCAATAGCAGGCAGCGGCTCCGACTGTATAAGGATCTCCTGTTTCCACTTGCCGAAGAATGTGCACAACTCCTGGGAGATCAGGCTGGGAATTCGTTGAGTTGGAAAGCTATTAAATCCGAATACCAATCGTTGATAGCCGATCGGCCGGACACGGAATTGGCAGAAACTTTTTTCAACTCTGTAATACGGAAGAGTTATCCAAAATTAACGGTAGATGAAGAGTTGATGTTTGTCATGGAAGGCTTCGATTCCTGTAGGGTGAGAGAAACAGAGAAACTACTGAGAACTTACCCTTCCTTCCTTGGGTTGGAGAAAAACATACGTCAGATACTCGATGATTATGATTTTGGAGCTCCTTTTATGGATAAAGAACAAGATATCAAATTCCTTATTTCCAGTGTAAAAAAGGTAATTCTTACCAGATATAGAGTAGGGTCGGACACAAAAACCCAAATATTAAAACCTGTCTTCTACAGAAACAAAGCTGCGTATTTGATAGGAAGGACATTTCTGGGTCATAAATGGATGCCTTTTATTATTCCAGTGCTACACGGGCAAAAGGGTGTTTTTGTGGACACCTTGATTTTTGACCCTAACCTGATGAGTAGCATGTTCAGTTTTACCAGGTCTTACTTTATGGTAGAAGCAGAAATCCCTTCCCAGGTGGTAGCCTTTCTCAATTCTGTGATCCCCCATAAAAAAATTCATGAACTCTATAATGCCATAGGGTTTAACAAACATGGAAAAACCCTGTTTTACAGGGATTTCCTATATCATCTCGACGCCAGTACTGATCAATTTGAAGTAGCGGCAGGGATCAAAGGCATGGTGATGACGGTTTTCACATTACCTTCGCTGAATATCGTTTTCAAACTGATAAAAGATCATTTTGAACCACCGAAAACGATGACCCGCCAAGAGGTCAGAGGGAAATACAAGTTGGTTTCCCTTCATGACCGCGTGGGCAGAATGGCAGATACCCATGAGTTTGAATACTTTAGAATTCCCATTGACAGAATCAGTTCCGACTTGATGGCGGAACTGCGGAGAACTACCAATTCACTTTTAAAGATAACGGATACTCATCTTATTATCAAGCATTTATATACAGAGAGGAGAATGGAGCCTTTAAATCTATTCTTGGAGCATTGTAGTACGGAAGAAGGCATGCGGGCCACCGAGGATTATGGAAGAGCTATACTCCAGCTGGCCCAGGCAAATATCTTCCCGGGTGATATGATGACCAAAAACTTCGGCCTCACCCGTCAAAAGAGAGTGATCTTTTATGATTATGATGAGATTGAATTTCTGACTGACATGAACTTCAGGATAAAGCCAAAAGCGGAGACTTATGAGCAGATTTATGCATCGGAGCCATGGTATTCCATCGCTAAAAACGATGTTTTCCCAGAGGACTTTAGACGCTGGATGATTGGCCGCAAGGATCTCAAAGAGCATTTTCTTGAATACCATAAGAATCTGTTTGATCCGTCCTATTGGCAAAAAATACAGGAAAGAATACAGGAGGGGGAATTGATCCATGCCTTCCCCTATCCAGATGAGATCCGTTTCCGGCCCGAGGAAAAGATATAA
- a CDS encoding (2Fe-2S) ferredoxin domain-containing protein, whose product MKHNRKLVFICLGSDCKDSGAKKLCKSLKDALDEAPLRGSCKIIKTKCMDMCKTAPNVIVGDHFCKKTSLDKVLEQIKKS is encoded by the coding sequence ATGAAACATAATAGAAAACTGGTTTTTATTTGTCTCGGGTCAGATTGTAAAGATTCTGGGGCAAAAAAGCTATGCAAGTCCCTCAAAGATGCTTTAGATGAGGCTCCTCTGAGAGGAAGTTGCAAAATCATCAAAACAAAATGCATGGACATGTGTAAAACTGCCCCAAACGTGATCGTGGGAGATCATTTCTGTAAGAAGACCTCCTTGGATAAAGTCCTGGAGCAAATAAAAAAGTCCTGA
- a CDS encoding PAS domain-containing hybrid sensor histidine kinase/response regulator — MVQFNKFDISDVFNEFDFPLFIIDSDEIIFRNRYVNENFQEIPDSWRTTITDGGIVSAFENFFQTGNAPDSLDLEEIANKSLKKEGFEWRFAKLPSDYASHFLIVTGHELRCNSEKKEKLLQPKNEILHSEEKYRTLVEESTEIIYSVSDTLMVFYISPNVKQFLGYDADEFIGTSVLDYLNPADLDVFYSMVGEISDFLKENQYLEFRVKHKNGQYRVFSSHGRMVHEKEVDKRFYTGIARDITLLKQTQRELLKAKEKAEEASQIKSQFLSIMSHEIKTPMHAVIGLVYLLMEENPRLDQLENLKSLRFSAENLMGLINEHLDFSKIEAGKIELERAPVGLRDLIEQIVHSHSYKAKDKGLNLLTEIGDNVPAVVIGDSVRLSQILNNLLSNAIKFTERGFVRVVVKVISCSQENYIINFKVEDTGIGIPSDKLNDIFEAFTQAASDTTRKYGGTGLGLTIVKNLVRLYGSEINVTSTLDKGTIFDFTLSLVGMDSYNNEPNSQVEVGRASLHDAKVLLAEDNLVNQILIKKFFKLWRVGKLVVASNGQEAIDEFQNDDFDLVLLDIQMPVLDGFAVAKFIRASMDPGKVQTPILMLSATSYQEIKTELELNRINGFVGKPFDPDLLYSKLIEQLNSKDGN; from the coding sequence ATGGTTCAATTCAATAAATTTGATATTTCAGATGTTTTCAATGAATTCGATTTTCCTTTATTTATTATTGATTCGGATGAGATTATCTTCCGTAACAGGTATGTAAATGAAAACTTCCAGGAAATACCGGATTCATGGAGAACTACGATAACTGATGGAGGCATAGTCTCTGCTTTCGAAAACTTTTTTCAGACGGGGAACGCACCAGATTCATTAGATCTAGAAGAGATCGCTAATAAATCACTAAAAAAAGAAGGATTTGAATGGAGATTTGCAAAACTTCCTTCTGATTATGCTTCTCACTTTCTGATAGTTACTGGCCATGAACTCAGGTGTAATTCTGAAAAGAAGGAAAAGCTGTTACAGCCCAAAAACGAAATCCTCCACTCAGAAGAAAAATATAGAACGTTGGTTGAAGAATCCACTGAGATTATATATTCAGTCTCAGATACTCTTATGGTTTTTTACATTTCTCCTAATGTAAAGCAGTTTTTAGGTTACGATGCAGATGAATTTATAGGTACTAGTGTGTTGGATTATTTAAATCCGGCAGACTTGGATGTTTTTTATTCTATGGTAGGGGAGATCAGTGATTTTCTAAAAGAGAACCAATATTTGGAATTCCGGGTGAAACATAAAAACGGACAATACAGGGTTTTTAGTTCTCATGGACGTATGGTACACGAAAAAGAAGTAGATAAGAGGTTCTACACAGGGATTGCCAGAGACATTACGTTGTTGAAGCAAACTCAGAGGGAATTGTTAAAGGCAAAGGAAAAGGCTGAGGAGGCCTCCCAGATCAAGTCCCAATTTCTCTCCATCATGAGCCATGAAATCAAAACACCTATGCATGCGGTGATTGGATTGGTTTATTTACTCATGGAGGAAAACCCAAGATTGGATCAGTTGGAAAATCTGAAATCTTTGAGGTTTTCTGCTGAGAATCTGATGGGATTGATCAATGAGCACTTGGACTTCAGCAAGATCGAGGCAGGAAAAATCGAATTGGAGAGAGCTCCTGTTGGACTCCGGGATCTCATTGAGCAAATAGTGCATTCGCACAGTTACAAGGCCAAAGATAAGGGATTGAATTTGTTGACTGAGATTGGAGACAATGTTCCTGCTGTTGTAATTGGGGATTCTGTGCGACTTAGTCAAATTTTGAACAATCTGCTTTCCAATGCCATAAAATTCACTGAAAGGGGATTTGTCAGAGTTGTGGTAAAAGTAATCTCCTGTAGTCAGGAGAATTATATTATAAACTTTAAAGTAGAGGATACAGGAATTGGCATCCCCTCCGACAAGCTTAACGATATATTTGAAGCATTTACTCAGGCTGCTTCCGACACTACTCGAAAATATGGGGGGACAGGATTAGGACTAACTATCGTGAAAAATTTAGTTCGCTTATATGGCTCTGAAATAAACGTGACGTCAACTCTGGATAAAGGGACTATATTTGACTTCACATTGTCACTAGTAGGAATGGATAGTTATAATAACGAACCGAACTCTCAGGTAGAAGTGGGGAGAGCATCCTTACATGACGCTAAGGTGCTACTGGCAGAAGATAATCTTGTGAATCAGATTCTGATTAAAAAATTCTTTAAACTATGGCGGGTAGGCAAGCTGGTGGTAGCTTCAAACGGACAAGAGGCTATAGATGAGTTCCAGAATGACGATTTTGATTTAGTATTGCTGGATATTCAGATGCCGGTTCTGGATGGTTTTGCAGTGGCTAAGTTTATTCGGGCAAGCATGGATCCCGGTAAAGTCCAAACCCCGATTTTAATGCTGTCGGCAACTTCTTATCAGGAGATCAAAACAGAGCTGGAGCTAAACAGAATCAATGGTTTTGTGGGTAAACCCTTCGATCCCGATCTTTTATATAGCAAACTAATTGAACAACTTAATTCGAAAGATGGCAATTGA
- a CDS encoding CoA pyrophosphatase: MKHPLPGKEAQLSMSPTPVDYKRFETSLPVDHRKGAVLILLYPKEGQAFFPLIKRPEYPGVHSGQIAFPGGKMEEEDESEVDTALREAWEEVGVRPEQVNIIGKMSDLFIPASNFLVSPIVGFSEQIPDFVPEKSEVARIIQAAVSTLYEAGFRKQKVLEFSQSFRLDTPYFEVDKEMVWGATAMILGELLQILENGKN; the protein is encoded by the coding sequence ATGAAACATCCGCTCCCTGGCAAAGAAGCGCAACTTTCCATGTCTCCAACTCCAGTGGACTATAAGAGGTTCGAGACCTCCCTACCGGTAGATCATAGAAAAGGTGCGGTTCTCATACTTCTTTATCCCAAGGAGGGTCAGGCTTTTTTTCCGCTGATTAAAAGACCGGAATATCCCGGTGTGCATAGTGGACAGATTGCTTTTCCAGGGGGTAAAATGGAAGAAGAGGATGAGAGCGAGGTGGATACAGCATTGAGGGAGGCTTGGGAGGAAGTAGGGGTGAGGCCTGAGCAGGTAAACATCATTGGAAAAATGAGTGATTTGTTTATTCCTGCCAGCAACTTTTTGGTAAGCCCCATAGTGGGTTTTTCAGAGCAAATACCGGATTTTGTGCCTGAAAAAAGTGAGGTGGCAAGGATTATACAAGCTGCCGTCAGCACACTCTATGAGGCTGGTTTCCGAAAACAGAAAGTATTGGAATTCAGTCAGTCGTTTCGTTTGGATACCCCGTATTTTGAAGTGGACAAGGAGATGGTGTGGGGTGCTACAGCCATGATATTGGGGGAGCTGCTTCAGATTCTTGAAAATGGAAAAAACTAG
- a CDS encoding LysM peptidoglycan-binding domain-containing protein codes for MNNRSPFFWSFFLISLLFSSLSMASESASIDSVGVQRIGEQSYILHEVDPKETLFGISRRYKSPVSEIIEANPALKQGLKIGQTIKVPFVSMAELPAGSVLHNVVPGETLFSISKKYGVTVESVMQQNGLKGNDLSVGQSLIIEPAVPVAVEKKAEPAVTVAASTEVAKTESKAKEKPAKKTEAAPKQNETIASTPKSEPEKTTSPKAAVETSKPMVPGEWRSHTVQVGETLFSIASQYSARVEDLITWNALTSNNLQQGQVLKVGRGAMQESTVPVIGTPRVVSSADEMMVEPADSNTSGGFKNIKETGQAELIEGTGGHKKYLVLHRTAPVGTVMRVKNEENDVTIFARVVGTLPETGDNNKLIIKLSQAAYDQLKAVNGRFPVEVMY; via the coding sequence ATGAACAATAGATCGCCTTTCTTCTGGTCGTTTTTTCTTATTTCCTTGTTATTTTCTTCACTTTCAATGGCATCAGAGTCGGCTTCTATAGACTCAGTAGGTGTTCAGCGTATTGGAGAGCAATCGTATATTTTACATGAAGTGGATCCCAAAGAAACCCTTTTTGGAATCTCCCGTCGCTACAAATCCCCAGTAAGCGAAATAATAGAGGCTAACCCTGCTTTAAAACAGGGGCTGAAAATAGGTCAAACGATCAAGGTGCCCTTTGTGTCTATGGCAGAGCTGCCCGCAGGTTCAGTGCTGCATAACGTGGTGCCAGGAGAAACACTTTTCTCTATATCCAAAAAATATGGAGTCACCGTAGAAAGCGTAATGCAGCAAAATGGTTTGAAGGGGAATGATCTAAGCGTTGGTCAGTCTCTGATCATTGAGCCGGCTGTACCGGTAGCAGTGGAGAAAAAAGCTGAGCCTGCGGTGACTGTGGCCGCTTCCACTGAGGTGGCGAAGACAGAGTCCAAAGCGAAAGAAAAACCGGCCAAAAAAACTGAGGCAGCTCCAAAACAAAATGAAACTATAGCCTCTACTCCAAAATCTGAGCCTGAAAAAACTACTTCTCCTAAGGCTGCAGTGGAGACCAGCAAGCCTATGGTGCCAGGAGAATGGAGATCCCATACCGTCCAAGTGGGCGAGACGTTGTTTTCTATTGCAAGTCAATACTCAGCCCGGGTAGAAGATTTGATTACCTGGAATGCACTTACTTCCAATAACCTGCAGCAAGGCCAGGTACTTAAAGTAGGAAGGGGAGCCATGCAGGAATCAACTGTGCCTGTGATAGGAACACCACGAGTAGTGTCCAGTGCAGACGAAATGATGGTGGAGCCAGCTGACTCTAACACGTCCGGCGGATTTAAAAACATAAAGGAAACTGGACAGGCTGAACTGATAGAGGGCACCGGAGGTCATAAAAAATATCTTGTACTCCATAGAACAGCACCGGTAGGAACTGTGATGCGTGTGAAAAACGAAGAAAATGACGTGACTATCTTTGCACGCGTGGTAGGAACGCTGCCTGAGACTGGGGACAATAACAAATTGATAATAAAACTATCCCAGGCTGCTTATGATCAGCTAAAAGCAGTGAATGGCAGGTTCCCTGTGGAAGTGATGTATTGA
- a CDS encoding DUF819 domain-containing protein yields MEENTPLLTNDAVVFGLLMAILALIFITSALDRPFWKKFYGVVPTVLLCYFIPALANSFGLISGEDSQLYGVASRYLLPASLVLFTISIDIKGILKLGPKALTMFLAGTLGIMLGGPLALLTVGAFFPELLGGAGPDEVWRGLSTIAGSWIGGGANQTAMLEVFGPSPALFSQMIAVDVLVANLWMAVLLYWAAKPDKIDKLFRADSTKIYALRDKIEEFRKRNMRIPTLSDTMVILGIGFGVTGIAHLLANVVAPYIGENYPGLSQYSLDSAFFWIVVIATTCGLLLSFTKARKLEGAGASRLGSVLLYVLIATIGMQMDLGAVLDNPLLFIVGIVWMLFHIIIMLLVAFIIKAPFFYVAVGSQANVGGAASAPIVAAAFDASLAPVGVLLAVLGYAAGTYGAYLCGLMMQAVSIA; encoded by the coding sequence ATGGAAGAGAATACCCCTTTACTTACCAATGATGCAGTGGTCTTTGGACTACTTATGGCAATACTTGCTCTAATATTTATCACTTCTGCCCTAGACAGGCCATTTTGGAAGAAATTTTATGGCGTAGTGCCTACGGTATTGCTCTGCTATTTTATCCCTGCCCTTGCCAATTCATTTGGGCTTATTTCCGGTGAGGATTCCCAGCTTTACGGAGTAGCCAGCAGGTATTTACTTCCCGCCTCTTTAGTTCTTTTTACGATTAGTATTGACATCAAGGGGATACTGAAACTTGGCCCAAAAGCCTTGACCATGTTTTTGGCCGGTACTTTAGGTATTATGTTGGGTGGTCCATTAGCCTTGCTTACTGTTGGAGCCTTTTTTCCCGAGCTTTTGGGAGGTGCAGGGCCTGATGAAGTCTGGAGAGGATTATCGACGATTGCAGGATCATGGATAGGAGGGGGGGCAAACCAAACGGCGATGCTGGAGGTATTTGGTCCCAGCCCGGCACTTTTTAGTCAAATGATAGCAGTGGATGTACTGGTCGCTAATTTATGGATGGCGGTTTTGCTGTATTGGGCTGCCAAGCCTGATAAAATCGATAAGCTTTTTAGGGCGGATAGTACCAAAATCTATGCGCTCCGTGATAAAATAGAGGAATTTAGAAAAAGGAATATGAGAATTCCGACACTGTCTGATACGATGGTTATCCTTGGAATTGGGTTTGGGGTGACTGGAATTGCTCACCTTTTAGCAAATGTAGTCGCTCCCTATATTGGGGAGAACTATCCCGGCCTTAGTCAGTATTCCCTAGATTCAGCTTTCTTTTGGATAGTGGTGATCGCCACCACCTGTGGATTGCTCCTTTCATTTACTAAAGCAAGAAAATTAGAAGGGGCCGGTGCTTCACGATTGGGGAGTGTATTGCTTTATGTATTAATAGCTACCATTGGGATGCAGATGGATCTGGGAGCAGTGCTGGATAATCCATTGTTGTTTATAGTAGGTATAGTGTGGATGCTTTTCCATATCATCATTATGCTTTTGGTCGCTTTTATTATCAAAGCGCCCTTTTTCTACGTAGCAGTAGGCTCTCAGGCTAATGTAGGCGGAGCGGCTTCGGCACCAATAGTAGCGGCGGCTTTTGATGCTTCCTTAGCGCCAGTTGGCGTACTTTTAGCTGTGCTTGGATATGCTGCAGGTACTTACGGTGCGTACCTTTGTGGACTTATGATGCAGGCTGTATCCATAGCATAA
- a CDS encoding TIGR02757 family protein yields MQSLKEFLDQKVEQYNRPDFITLDPISIPHRFSKKEDIEISGFFAAILAWGQRKTIINKCLELFKMMDDAPHDFMMHHREEDLKPFLNFKHRTFNDIDTLYFIHFLSWFYKTHNSLEEAFTLGQNGQLDAMEGILISFQELFFSLPDSPLRTRKHIATPARKAACKRINMYLRWMVRDDKKGVDFGLWKKISPSQLICPCDLHVDRVGRKLGLISRKQTDWLTALELTEKLREFDASDPVKYDFALFGLGLEEKF; encoded by the coding sequence ATGCAAAGTCTTAAAGAGTTTTTAGATCAGAAAGTAGAGCAGTACAACCGTCCCGATTTTATCACACTAGATCCTATTTCCATTCCCCATCGATTTTCTAAGAAAGAGGACATAGAGATATCCGGGTTTTTTGCAGCTATTTTGGCATGGGGACAGCGCAAAACGATAATCAATAAGTGCCTGGAATTGTTCAAGATGATGGATGATGCTCCGCATGATTTTATGATGCATCACCGGGAGGAGGATTTGAAGCCTTTCCTCAATTTTAAGCATAGGACATTCAATGACATAGATACCCTGTACTTCATCCATTTCTTAAGCTGGTTTTACAAAACACACAATTCTTTGGAAGAAGCTTTTACCCTGGGGCAAAATGGTCAGTTGGATGCCATGGAAGGAATCCTGATCAGTTTTCAGGAGTTGTTCTTTTCATTGCCTGATTCCCCGCTGCGGACACGAAAGCATATAGCCACTCCGGCGCGTAAAGCAGCCTGTAAGCGAATCAATATGTATTTGCGATGGATGGTGAGAGATGATAAAAAAGGGGTTGACTTTGGTCTATGGAAGAAAATATCCCCTTCCCAGCTTATCTGCCCCTGCGACTTGCATGTAGATAGGGTAGGGCGAAAGTTGGGATTGATTTCCAGAAAGCAGACCGATTGGCTGACAGCCCTGGAATTGACGGAAAAACTTCGTGAATTTGATGCAAGCGATCCTGTGAAATATGATTTTGCACTTTTTGGGTTGGGATTGGAGGAAAAATTTTAA
- a CDS encoding NfeD family protein, with the protein MKTFINLLLLLLLFSPQLVKAQMDTTSYTKVFTFKIDKDIDPAMTRRVKLALEKAEEVGADLIVIEMDTYGGAVNDADEIRTMILNSEKPVYVFINKDAASAGALISIATDSIYMAPGASIGAATVVNGADGAAAPDKYQSYMRSMMRSTAEAKGRDPKIAEAMVDEKIEIEGVSEGGSVITFSVAEAITHGFCEGQYNSIEAILEAQGLGDLELITYTPPQTEQIIAFFLNPAVSGFLILIIIGGLYFELQTPGVGFPILASVVAVMLYFIPYYLNGLAENWEILVFFIGVILLAVELFVVPGFGIFGILGIIGILTGLVLGMIPNQNFNFDFVPAGDLFTALLTVILASIFSVGLVFWLTPKVNEWGAFKTISLAGTQQRSEGYTSSFYADTLNGKTGVVHSRLRPSGKIEIDGEIYDAYSRGDFIDQGEKIIVISTEGTSLKVKKWEG; encoded by the coding sequence ATGAAAACCTTTATTAATCTATTACTGCTCTTACTACTATTTTCTCCTCAACTGGTTAAAGCCCAAATGGATACCACATCCTATACGAAAGTATTTACCTTCAAAATCGATAAAGATATCGACCCTGCCATGACCAGACGGGTTAAACTGGCACTGGAAAAAGCTGAAGAAGTAGGGGCTGATCTCATCGTGATAGAGATGGACACTTATGGTGGAGCTGTGAATGACGCTGACGAAATCCGGACTATGATCCTCAATTCCGAGAAACCGGTATACGTTTTTATCAATAAAGACGCCGCATCGGCCGGAGCTCTCATCTCCATAGCCACTGACAGTATCTATATGGCTCCGGGAGCCAGTATAGGTGCAGCCACAGTAGTCAACGGGGCAGACGGCGCAGCTGCGCCTGATAAATACCAATCCTACATGCGGTCGATGATGAGAAGTACCGCTGAGGCCAAAGGCAGGGACCCAAAAATAGCTGAGGCTATGGTGGATGAGAAAATAGAGATTGAGGGGGTTTCAGAAGGGGGATCAGTAATCACTTTCTCTGTAGCTGAAGCGATAACACACGGGTTCTGTGAAGGGCAATATAACTCCATTGAAGCCATTCTTGAAGCCCAAGGCTTGGGTGATTTGGAGCTAATAACATACACTCCTCCCCAAACAGAACAGATTATTGCTTTCTTTTTGAATCCGGCCGTTAGCGGGTTTCTGATTCTGATAATTATTGGTGGCTTATACTTTGAGCTACAGACTCCGGGGGTAGGCTTCCCTATCCTTGCTTCAGTGGTAGCGGTCATGCTGTATTTCATACCGTATTACCTTAATGGGCTTGCCGAGAACTGGGAAATCCTGGTTTTCTTTATAGGAGTGATCCTGCTGGCAGTAGAACTCTTTGTTGTTCCCGGATTTGGGATTTTCGGGATACTTGGCATCATTGGCATACTGACTGGCCTGGTTTTGGGAATGATCCCGAATCAGAATTTTAATTTTGATTTCGTCCCGGCAGGCGACTTATTTACTGCTTTATTGACAGTTATTTTAGCATCCATTTTTTCAGTTGGCCTTGTATTTTGGCTCACTCCCAAAGTCAATGAATGGGGTGCCTTCAAGACGATCTCTCTTGCCGGCACCCAGCAGAGAAGCGAGGGTTATACTTCCTCTTTTTATGCAGACACACTTAATGGAAAAACCGGGGTGGTACACTCCAGACTTCGTCCTAGTGGAAAAATCGAAATAGACGGGGAAATTTATGATGCCTATTCACGAGGTGATTTTATCGATCAGGGAGAAAAAATCATTGTTATATCTACCGAAGGCACCTCGCTAAAAGTTAAAAAATGGGAGGGTTAA
- a CDS encoding YbjQ family protein, with the protein MIVTTTNSLDGYSVEQYLGIVSGETIIGANVFKDFFASITDIVGGRSSAYERVLREAKATAMAEMEMQARAFGANAVIGIDLDYETIRDGMLMVTASGTAVKVLKN; encoded by the coding sequence ATGATAGTAACAACCACAAACTCCCTAGATGGCTACAGTGTAGAGCAATACTTGGGAATAGTTTCAGGGGAAACTATAATTGGAGCCAATGTTTTCAAGGATTTTTTCGCAAGCATTACAGACATAGTAGGCGGAAGATCCTCTGCTTATGAGCGGGTCTTACGTGAAGCCAAAGCCACCGCCATGGCTGAAATGGAAATGCAGGCCAGGGCGTTTGGTGCGAATGCAGTGATAGGTATTGATTTAGACTACGAGACTATACGGGACGGCATGCTGATGGTCACTGCCAGCGGTACGGCAGTAAAAGTGTTGAAGAATTGA
- a CDS encoding homocysteine S-methyltransferase family protein, which produces MQNRTESLLQQLSQRILILDGAMGTMIQRYTLTEDDFRTPDLANHPKSLKGNNDLLSLSRPDIIKDIHAEYFEAGADIIETNTFSATTIAQADYDLSHLAYSINYESAKLAREVAATFTAKNPEKPRFVAGAIGPTNRTASLSPDVNDPGYRAITFDQLAEAYAEQVRGLLDGGVDIILVETIFDTLNAKAALYAIQEVYEERNIPLEPHEGGIPIMISGTITDASGRTLSGQTTEAFLISISHVPLLSVGLNCALGAKELRPYLKVLAQKAPFYVSAYPNAGLPNEFGQYDQDAGEMAGQVRDFLKEGMLNIIGGCCGTTPEHISALAGMASNYQPRKLNQEELEEKLD; this is translated from the coding sequence ATGCAAAACAGAACGGAATCCTTACTTCAACAACTTTCTCAACGAATCTTGATTCTCGATGGAGCTATGGGAACCATGATTCAGAGATATACCTTGACGGAGGATGATTTTCGTACCCCGGATTTAGCCAATCATCCTAAGTCATTAAAAGGAAATAACGACCTGCTTTCATTGAGCCGTCCGGACATTATCAAGGATATCCATGCCGAGTACTTTGAGGCTGGAGCCGATATCATAGAGACTAATACATTCTCGGCTACTACTATTGCCCAGGCAGATTACGATCTTTCGCATTTAGCTTACTCGATCAACTATGAATCAGCCAAGCTAGCAAGGGAAGTAGCGGCAACCTTTACAGCCAAAAATCCCGAGAAACCCCGCTTTGTAGCAGGAGCTATAGGCCCTACAAACCGAACCGCCTCACTTTCTCCGGATGTGAACGATCCTGGATACCGTGCGATTACCTTTGATCAGCTGGCAGAGGCCTACGCTGAGCAAGTACGGGGATTATTGGATGGAGGTGTGGATATAATTTTGGTGGAGACTATCTTTGATACCTTGAATGCAAAAGCAGCTTTGTATGCCATTCAGGAGGTTTACGAAGAGAGGAATATTCCATTGGAGCCACATGAAGGTGGGATACCTATTATGATTTCCGGTACTATTACTGATGCCTCAGGGCGTACACTTTCTGGACAGACTACAGAGGCTTTTTTGATCTCAATATCACATGTCCCTTTGCTTTCGGTCGGGCTGAATTGTGCCTTAGGTGCTAAGGAATTGAGACCGTATTTAAAAGTACTGGCGCAAAAGGCCCCATTCTATGTGAGTGCGTACCCAAACGCCGGTCTTCCCAATGAATTTGGGCAATATGACCAGGATGCGGGTGAAATGGCTGGTCAGGTTAGGGATTTTTTGAAAGAAGGAATGCTGAACATCATTGGTGGATGTTGTGGAACCACTCCGGAGCATATTTCAGCTTTGGCAGGAATGGCATCCAATTATCAGCCTAGAAAATTAAATCAAGAAGAATTAGAAGAAAAGTTGGACTGA